The Arachis hypogaea cultivar Tifrunner chromosome 14, arahy.Tifrunner.gnm2.J5K5, whole genome shotgun sequence genome has a segment encoding these proteins:
- the LOC112744126 gene encoding uncharacterized protein, with the protein MLLRRSSLQMKLAAAAVTIRAVVVAEGSHRRCHRNRGRERDRELAVGERIGAAVLREATAAVPAAVQPQLAPPKLLPSPSLRKLTGVAGGYRRSTWFCFESRNRVRGRRRPYLKPLSYWVLVVASYSAIRCCRNQARFTAGRPWSKRQEASD; encoded by the coding sequence ATGCTATTACGCCGTTCCTCGCTGCAGATGAAGCTCGCCGCCGCAGCTGTTACTATTCGCGCCGTCGTCGTCGCCGAAGGGAGCCATCGTCGCTGTCATCGGAACAGAGGgcgagagagagacagagagctcGCGGTGGGGGAAAGGATAGGCGCCGCCGTGCTGCGTGAAGCTACCGCCGCCGTTCCTGCTGCCGTCCAGCCTCAGTTAGCACCGCCGAAGCTCCTGCCATCACCGTCGTTGAGGAAGCTCACCGGAGTTGCTGGAGGCTACCGCCGCTCTACCTGGTTCTGTTTTGAGTCGCGCAACCGTGTCCGTGGCCGCCGGAGACCGTATCTGAAGCCTCTGTCTTATTGGGTTTTGGTTGTTGCAAGTTACTCGGCTATACGCTGTTGTCGGAACCAGGCCAGATTTACCG